The sequence below is a genomic window from Verrucomicrobiota bacterium.
TTCGTTCTCCAGCGAGGACGAAGTGGATTCCGACGCGCCCCTGATCAAGCTTGTCAACACGATCATCATCGAGGCGTTCAAGATGCGGGCATCGGACATTCACATCGAGCCCATGGAGAAGCGGTTGCGCATCCGATACCGGATCGATGGCTGCTTGCAGGAAGTTCAGTCCCCGCCCAAGCGGCTTCAAAACGCGATCGTCAGCCGGCTCAAGATTCAATCCGGCATGTCGATCGCCGAGAAGCGCATCCCGCAGGACGGACGCATCCAGCTCACGGTCACCAACAAGCCGCTGGACTTCCGCGTCAACTGCCTTCCGTGCAGCCACGGCGAAAGCATCGTCATGCGTATTCTCGACAAGACCGGCATCCGGCTGGGATTGTCGGAACTGGGCTTCCTCACGGATGACCAGCAGACCTTCGAGCGGCTCATCGGGTTGCCGGACGGCATCCTCCTCGTCACCGGCCCCACGGGCTCGGGCAAGACGACCACACTTTACTCCTGCCTCAATTACATCAACCGGCCCGACCGCAAGATCATCACCGTTGAAGACCCCGTCGAGTATCAGCTCGCGGGCATCAACCAGGTGCAAGTCAGCGAGACCATCGGGCTGACGTTTGCGACAGCGCTGCGCGCCATGCTGCGGCAGGCGCCCAACGTCGTCATGCTGGGTGAGATTCGCGACCTTGAGACGGCTTCCATCGCGATCAACGCCTCGCTGACGGGCCACCTGGTCTTCTCGACGCTTCACACGAACGACGCGCCCAGCGCCGTGACCCGTCTCATTGACATCGGCGTGAAGCCCTTCCTCGTGGCGTCCTCAGCGCGTTCGATGATGGCGCAGCGCCTCGTTCGCAAGATTTGCAAGAAGTGCATGATGTCCTCCGTCCCCTCCGAGGAGGAACTCAAAGCGCTCGGCATCGACATGACCAAACTGACCGGCGCGAACTTCATGAAGGGGGCCGGATGCAAGGACTGCAACAAGTCCGGCCACCGAGGCCGGTTTGGGATTTTCGAGATCTTCCTCATCGACGACCACGCCCGGAAGTTAATCTATGAACGTGTGCCCGCGTCCGTGCTCCGCGCGCGCGCGTTGGAAATGGGCATGCGCAGTTTGCGCGACGACGGGGCGCGCAAGGTCGTCGCCGGCCTCACCACGGCCGACGAAGTCATCAAGGCCACCACCTCGGATCATTGACCAGCGCAGCGCGAGACTCACACACCATGTCCTACTCGATGTCAGACCTGCTGCAGCTCGTGGTGAGCGAGGGCGCCTCGGACCTTCACATCCGCGTCGGCATCCCGCCCGCCATCCGGACGCACGGCGAGCTCGAGCGCGTGCAGGGGCCGATGCTCACACCCGAGGACACCGAGGAACTGATGAACAGCATCACCGGCGAGGACCACATCCAGGCGGTGCGCACGAAGGGCGGGGCGGACTTCGGTTTTGCGTTTGGCGAACTCGCCCGGTTCCGCGTGAGCGTGTTCAAGGAGCGCGGCAACTTTGCGCTCGTTTTGCGGCAGATTCCGACGCGCCTGCTGACGATCGACCAGATCGGCCTGTCGCGGGACTTGGTGAACACCTTGCTCAACAAGCCGCGCGGGCTGATCCTCGTGACGGGGCCGACTGGCTCGGGCAAGTCCACCACGCTCGCCTCGATGATCAACATCATGAATGAAACGCGCACCGACGCGCACATCATCACCATCGAGGACCCGATCGAATTCTACCACAAGCACAAGAAGGCGGTCATCACGCAGCGCGAGGTGCACATCGACGTGCCGAGCTTCGCCGAGGCCCTCCGGCGCGCGTTGCGGCAGGACCCCGACGTGGTGCTCGTCGGCGAGTTGCGCGACTTGGAGACGATCGAGGCGGCGGTGACCGCGGCCGAGACGGGCCACCTGGTCTTCGGCACGCTGCACACGAATTCCGCGGCGAAGACCATCGACCGCATCGTGAACGCGTTCCCAATGCAGCAACAGGAAACCATCCGCATCCAGCTATCCACTGTGCTCCAGGCCGTCATCGCGCAGATCCTCGTGCCCACCTGCGACAAGCCCGGCCGCGTGGCGGTCCACGACATCATGATCAACACGCCGTCCATCAACGCGCTGATTCGCGACAACAAGACGTTTCGCATCGCCTCCGACCAGCAGACCGGCGCCAAGTATGGCATGATCACCCTCGACCAGAACCTGCTCGACAAATACAAAGCCGGCCGGATTTCGCGCGAGGACTGCATCAACCGGTGCAACGACTCGCAGACCATCCTGCAGAAGCTCCAGGAAATCGACGCCGAGAAGGCGTCCAAACAATAGGCGCCATGTCCGCCAACGTCACCGACCCGCTGCTCGCGCTCATCCGCGACCAGGCGCTGATCGACGACCTTCAAATCGAGGAAGTCATTCAGGAGAACACCCGGTCGGGCAAGAGCATCAGCTCGATTCTCATCGAGCGGCAGATTCTCGACCTCGACGGGCAGCTCCAGATGATGGCCGAACACCTCGCCACCGAGGTGGTCCGAAACGTCCACGAACTGGAGATTGCGCCCGATGTCCTCAAGGCCATGCCGCCCGCGACGGCGCGCATGTATCAGTGCCTTCCGTTGGAAATGACCGGTGACACGCTCAAGGTCGCGTTCGCCGACCCGATGAACCCGTCGCAGATCGACCAGGTCAGCTTCATCGTCCACAAGGAGATCATCCCGGTCGTCGCCGACCCGGCGCAGGTTGTCACGGCACTCACCAAGCACTACGCGGAGCAGGCCGAGAGCTTCGATGAAATCCTGCTGGAACTTGGCGGCGGCGGCGAGGAGCTGGTCAAGGAGGTTGAATCGACCGCAACCTCGGCGCAGCAAACCGAGCAGGCCATCGAGGCGATGGCCAATGAGACACCGATCATCCGGTTTGTGAACCTCGTCCTGTTTCAAGCCGTGCAGGACCGCGCGAGCGACATCCACTTTGAGCCGTTTGAGGACGAGTTCAAGATTCGCTACCGCGTGGACGGCGCGCTGTATGAGATGGCCCCGCCGCCCAAGTATCTTGGCCTGCCGGTCACATCGCGCATCAAGATTCTGGCGAACATGAACATCTCGGAGCGGCGCCTGCCGCAGGACGGGCGCATTTCGATGTCGCTCGGCGGGAAGAAAATCGACCTGCGTGTCTCGACCCTTCCGACCCGGTTCGGAGAATCGGTGGTGCTCCGCGTTTTGGACCGTTCCTCCGTGAACCTGGAACTGGAGAGCATCGGGCTGCCCGATCCCATCTACCGGCCGGTGGTTGAGATAATCAGCCAGCCCAACGGCATTTTCATCGTCACGGGGCCGACCGGTTGCGGGAAGACGACGACGCTTTACTCGTGCCTGAAAAAGGTCAACGTGATCGACACCAAGCTGCTCACATCCGAAGACCCCGTGGAATATGACCTCGAGGGCGTGATGCAGGTGCAGGTGAACGAGGCGCAGGGGCTCACGTTTGCCAAGGCGCTGCGCGCCTTCCTCCGGCAGGACCCGGACATCATCATGCTCGGGGAAATGCGCGACCTGGAAACGGCGCAGATCGCGGTGCAATCCTCGCTCACCGGTCACTTGGTGCTCACGACGCTTCACACGAACGACGCGCCCGGCGCCGTCACCCGCATGGTCGACATGGGCGTGGAACCGTTCCTCATTTCGTCCACGCTGCTCGGCGCCATCGGGCAGCGGCTCGTCCGCAAGATTTGCGCGAAGTGCCGCGCGCCCTTTGAACCGACCGAAAGCCAGCTTTCGCAACTGAACCTGTCCGCCTACGATGTCGGCGACAAGACGTTCTACTACGGGCGCGGCTGCGCCGAGTGCAACGACACCGGTTACAAGGGACGAAAGGGCATCTTCGAGCTGCTCGTCGTCTCCGAGGCCATCCGGACGATGATCAACGACCGCGCGCCCGCCGTCGTCCTGCGGCAGAAGGCGGTTGAGCTTGGAATGAGCACGCTGCGCGAAGACGGATTGCGGTGCATTTTCGACGGCAGCACGACGGTTGAAGAAGTGATCAAATACACCTAACCCAAGCCTCCCATGCCCAGCTACAACTACACCGCCCTTGACCAAAAGGGAAAGGAAACCAAGGGCACCCTCGAAGTCTCCACACAGAGCGAGGCGCTCAGCCGCCTCAAGGAGATGGGCTACTTCCCCACCAAGGTCACCGAGTCCGAGAAGAAGAAGGATGATGAGAAGGACAAGAAACAGGATTCCAAGGCAGCCAAGAAACCCGCGCCAGGGAAGAAGGGCGCGAAGAAGGGGATCGACCTCAACTTCAACATCAAGATTCCCGGTCTTTACGGGAAGGTGAAGTCCAAGACGCTCTGCACGTTCACCCGCCAGCTCGCGACGCTCATCGATGCCGGTTTGCCACTGCTCCGCGGCCTTCTCGTGCTTCAGAAGCAGGAGCGCGATGCGACGCTAAAGGACATCCTCGGACAGCTCGCGACCTCGATCGAGGGCGGCAGCACCTTCTCGGAGGCTCTCGCGCAGCATCCCAAGGCCTTCAACCGCCTGTTCGTGAACATGGTCAAGGCCGGTGAACTTGGCGGCGTGCTCGAAGTCGTCCTCAACCGTCTGGCCGAGTTCCAGGAAAAGGCGCAGAAGATCAAGGGCAAGGTCGTCGCTGCGATGTTCTATCCCGTCGCCGTGCTCGTCGTGGCCGTCGCGATCGTAGGCGTGCTGATGGTGTTCGTCGTGCCGAAGTTCGAGGAAATCTTCAAGGACCTGCTGAACGGCCAGCCCATGCCTGGATTCACCACGCTCGTGCTGAGCATTGCGCACATGATCAGGGACAACATTATGGGCACGCTGGGCATCGTCGCGGGCGTTGTGATCGTCTTCAAGCTGTTCGTCCGCACCAAGATTGGCCGGCGCCTGTTCGACCGCTTCAAGCTAATCATGCCCGTGATGGGACCCGTCATCAGCAAGGTCGCCATCTCCCGCTTCACCCGCACGCTCGGCACCCTCGTGAGTTCTGGCGTGCCCATTCTCCAGGCGCTGAGCATCGTCAAGGAAACCTCCGGCAATGTCTGCGTCGCCAACGCTGTCGCATCCGTCCACGAAAGCGTGAAGGAAGGCGAAACGATCACCGCGCCGCTCGAGGCCTCGCGCATCTTCCCCCCCATGGTCATCAGCATGGTGGACGTCGGCGAACAAACCGGCGCACTGCCTGAAATGCTCATGAAGATTGCCGACAACTTCGACGAAGAAGTCGACAACGCCGTCTCCGCGATGACCTCGTTGCTCGAGCCGATCATGATCGTGTTCCTCGCCGTGATCGTCGGCTCCATCGTCATCGCGATGTTCCTTCCTCTGATCGCGATCATGGACAGCATCGGCGACGATTCTGGCCCGGCGCCTGCGCAGAAGCAGGGCGTGAAGGGCGACTGATCCTAAGGCTCGGGCAAGTGTTCACCGCGACAGCCGCCGGCGATGCCGGCGGCTGTTTCGTTCGCGTCATCATCGGGTGAAGACCCGATTGCACCGCTCGGCGCGCGCTGGTAAATACATTGTAATCACATTGCATTGGCGATGGACTGACGCGGAGATCACATGGAATTCGATTGGGCCAACCGGCAGTTTGAACTCGAGGGCAACTTGACCACCCTCACGATCGAGGAGTCGTTCGAGGACCCGTTCGTCGTCCGGCTTCTGCCCGACTCGGGCCCCTATTCCGGGCAGGCACGGTTTTTCAGCCTCGGCAAGTCTTCCAACGGCACCGGCGTGTTCAGCGTCTACCGCACGAATGGCAAGCAGGTCCGCGTGCTGAGCGCGCGCGAATTCGAGCCCGAGGACCTCTTCTTCTATCAGCGGCGGCAAAACCAACTGCTCGCGGCAAAGGACTGATGCGCACTCTTCTTCCAACCGGTGACCGCACCGGGAACGCGGCGGCCCTGCCCGCAACCAAGCCAGCCGCCGAAGCCCTCGTCGTGCTCTCGCGGTGGGAGGACGTCCCCGTGTTCGAGTCCGAAGCCGAGGAAGCCGCCTTCTGGCAGCGCACCCGGCTGGACCTTCGACTGATGGACGCCTCCGTGGCGGACGCTGCCGAAGTTTCCGAATCCGTCACCATCACGCTGCGCATCGACCCGCGGATGCTCTCGCGCATCAAGCGCCTCGCGCGGTCGCGCTTCCTGAACTACCAGAGCATGATCAAGCAATGGCTCAGCGAAAGGATGGAGCAGGAACTCAGGGAACGATGAACATGAACGCCGCCGCGACACGAAGATCACCCGCGCTTCCGCGCACGATGCGCGGCTTCACGCTTGTCGAGATGCTCGTCGTCCTCGGCATCATCGGCATTCTTTCCGCGATCGTCGTCGGGGCCGTCTCCCAAGTCGGTCCCAAGAAGATGATCTCTGTCACCAAGGCGAAGCGCTTCGAACTCGCCACGTTCATCGAGCTCTACAAGACCGACCTCGGTTCTTACCCGCGCGACAACCCCGCCAATCCCGGCACCAACACGCTCTTTTACGAGCTGACGGGCGTCCTCTTCACCAACAACCTTGTCACGCCTGCCAACGCCACCTTCACTTCGCCGCTCGACTCGACGAACAACCTCACCTCCGCGCAGCTCAACGCGGTGTTTGGGACGGTCGGCATCCAGAACGTCGCCCGTCCCGGCAGCCGGCCGAAGTCCTACATCAAGAACCCCGTCGAGGGCCACGATTACAGGCCGGTGCGAGTCGGCGTGAACACCGTGATGCTCCTCACCCCGCCGCCCGCGGCGCAGAAGAACCCCGCGGCGACAGTCACCTGGAACTACGACGCGTCCTCGACCCGCCGGCGCAACATGGCCGGATTCGACCTTTGGGTTGAACTCGTCGTCAAAGGCACGACCAACCGCTACGGAAACTGGTAACCATCCACGCCATGAACCCCAAGACCCAACCCCTGCACTCCGCTCGACTCCGCGCCTTCACGCTCATCGAGCTGCTCGTCGTCATCAGCATCATCGCGGTTCTCGCCGGCCTCCTGCTTCCTGCGGTATCGGCGGCCAAGACGAAAGCCAAGGCCGCGCTTGTGAAGAAGGATCTTGCGGACATCAACAATGCCATCCACTCCTACAAGGCGGAATACGGCGGCCGGGTTCCGATTGGCTTCTCGACGAACGCCGACGTCACATTTGGCTCGGCCGCATTCGGCACGGGCATCTCCAACAGCCATCCCATCGGCATCCTCCTCGCCGTCACGAATTCCGCCAACGGCGTCGCCAACGCCAACACCGTCCACCGCTACAACCCGCGCAAGGTCGCGTTCCTCAACGCGAAGATGCTCGATGCCGCCGAGGTGCGGAAGCAGGGCATCGGCGGCGACGGCACGTTCCGCGACCCGTGGGAAAATCCCTACATCATCAGCATTGACGCCGACCAGGACGGGTGGTGCACCGACGGCTTCTACTCGCTCGCCGCCGTCTCGCGGAAGTCCACCACCATCGGCCACGACGGCTGGACGGAGAACAACCCCGTGGGAACGCCCAACGTGTTCCGGCTGCGCACCGAATCGCTCGCGTGGTCGTTCGGTCCCGACGGCAGGGCCGATGCGGCGGCACCGGCCGGCACGGGCGACAACAAGGACAACATCGTGAGCTGGAAGTGAGTTCATGAACGGACTTTGCACAACGCCGGGCAGGGCAGGGGACCGCCGCGCCTTGCGGCCGGCCCGCCGGCCGGCCGTGTTTCGCGAGGCCGCGTTCACCTTGCTGGAAATGCTCGTCGTCATCGGCATCATCGGCATCGTCACGGCGCTCGCGCTCCCATCGCTCCGGATGAACAAGGGCAACGTGATGACCGCCGCAAGCCGGCAGGTGCTTGAAGACCTCCAGATTGCGCGGCTCCGCGCCATCAGCGGGCGCACCACCGTCTTCGTCGTGTTCTTTCCGCACCAAGGCGCGGTCTGGAACGGCGTGTCCTACGGCATCGCTGTCAACGCGGCGCAGAGCAACTACTTCACAACCAACCGCGCCGGGAACGCGCTGCTCAACGGCCAGCTCGCCTCCTACGCGCTCTACACCAAGCACAGCGTCGGCGACCAGCCCGGCTCCGACAACCCGCGCTACATCACCGAGTGGAAGACCCTTCCCGACGGCACGTTCTTCCCGCCGGCCATCTTCATCAACACCACCATCGCACCCGCCATCTTCTTCAACATCACCAACACCACCGAGACGTTTCCCGTTCCCGACACGGCCAGCGCCATCCGGTATCCGCTGCCCTACATCGCCTTCGACGCCAACGGCCGGTTGCTCGGCCGCACGGCGGACATCGGGATTCCGCTCACGCTCGGGAGCGTGTTCCTGTTCAAGGATCCCACGGGCGAGACAAACCAGGTCATCGACCCCGACGTGATCGAGACGCCGCCGGGAAACTGGACGAACAACTTCGTGCGGCTGC
It includes:
- a CDS encoding type II/IV secretion system protein; this translates as MPVKDDNLIEILSDMGVVTDEQLSEARAGEAEAAERGEGVVDLLVSKKYLAPIDITRARAIQFGAEFIDLDDVRLDDEVITAVPRNIAKKYNVVPVFADANSITVALSDPSDLDKIDTLQHLLKKEQFDYRVAPEDQIESAINRYYGAGDDQVAEMLTHFTQGDIDLGNIGTGENSFSSEDEVDSDAPLIKLVNTIIIEAFKMRASDIHIEPMEKRLRIRYRIDGCLQEVQSPPKRLQNAIVSRLKIQSGMSIAEKRIPQDGRIQLTVTNKPLDFRVNCLPCSHGESIVMRILDKTGIRLGLSELGFLTDDQQTFERLIGLPDGILLVTGPTGSGKTTTLYSCLNYINRPDRKIITVEDPVEYQLAGINQVQVSETIGLTFATALRAMLRQAPNVVMLGEIRDLETASIAINASLTGHLVFSTLHTNDAPSAVTRLIDIGVKPFLVASSARSMMAQRLVRKICKKCMMSSVPSEEELKALGIDMTKLTGANFMKGAGCKDCNKSGHRGRFGIFEIFLIDDHARKLIYERVPASVLRARALEMGMRSLRDDGARKVVAGLTTADEVIKATTSDH
- a CDS encoding type IV pilus twitching motility protein PilT: MSYSMSDLLQLVVSEGASDLHIRVGIPPAIRTHGELERVQGPMLTPEDTEELMNSITGEDHIQAVRTKGGADFGFAFGELARFRVSVFKERGNFALVLRQIPTRLLTIDQIGLSRDLVNTLLNKPRGLILVTGPTGSGKSTTLASMINIMNETRTDAHIITIEDPIEFYHKHKKAVITQREVHIDVPSFAEALRRALRQDPDVVLVGELRDLETIEAAVTAAETGHLVFGTLHTNSAAKTIDRIVNAFPMQQQETIRIQLSTVLQAVIAQILVPTCDKPGRVAVHDIMINTPSINALIRDNKTFRIASDQQTGAKYGMITLDQNLLDKYKAGRISREDCINRCNDSQTILQKLQEIDAEKASKQ
- a CDS encoding type II/IV secretion system protein translates to MSANVTDPLLALIRDQALIDDLQIEEVIQENTRSGKSISSILIERQILDLDGQLQMMAEHLATEVVRNVHELEIAPDVLKAMPPATARMYQCLPLEMTGDTLKVAFADPMNPSQIDQVSFIVHKEIIPVVADPAQVVTALTKHYAEQAESFDEILLELGGGGEELVKEVESTATSAQQTEQAIEAMANETPIIRFVNLVLFQAVQDRASDIHFEPFEDEFKIRYRVDGALYEMAPPPKYLGLPVTSRIKILANMNISERRLPQDGRISMSLGGKKIDLRVSTLPTRFGESVVLRVLDRSSVNLELESIGLPDPIYRPVVEIISQPNGIFIVTGPTGCGKTTTLYSCLKKVNVIDTKLLTSEDPVEYDLEGVMQVQVNEAQGLTFAKALRAFLRQDPDIIMLGEMRDLETAQIAVQSSLTGHLVLTTLHTNDAPGAVTRMVDMGVEPFLISSTLLGAIGQRLVRKICAKCRAPFEPTESQLSQLNLSAYDVGDKTFYYGRGCAECNDTGYKGRKGIFELLVVSEAIRTMINDRAPAVVLRQKAVELGMSTLREDGLRCIFDGSTTVEEVIKYT
- a CDS encoding type II secretion system F family protein is translated as MPSYNYTALDQKGKETKGTLEVSTQSEALSRLKEMGYFPTKVTESEKKKDDEKDKKQDSKAAKKPAPGKKGAKKGIDLNFNIKIPGLYGKVKSKTLCTFTRQLATLIDAGLPLLRGLLVLQKQERDATLKDILGQLATSIEGGSTFSEALAQHPKAFNRLFVNMVKAGELGGVLEVVLNRLAEFQEKAQKIKGKVVAAMFYPVAVLVVAVAIVGVLMVFVVPKFEEIFKDLLNGQPMPGFTTLVLSIAHMIRDNIMGTLGIVAGVVIVFKLFVRTKIGRRLFDRFKLIMPVMGPVISKVAISRFTRTLGTLVSSGVPILQALSIVKETSGNVCVANAVASVHESVKEGETITAPLEASRIFPPMVISMVDVGEQTGALPEMLMKIADNFDEEVDNAVSAMTSLLEPIMIVFLAVIVGSIVIAMFLPLIAIMDSIGDDSGPAPAQKQGVKGD
- a CDS encoding type II secretion system protein — protein: MNPKTQPLHSARLRAFTLIELLVVISIIAVLAGLLLPAVSAAKTKAKAALVKKDLADINNAIHSYKAEYGGRVPIGFSTNADVTFGSAAFGTGISNSHPIGILLAVTNSANGVANANTVHRYNPRKVAFLNAKMLDAAEVRKQGIGGDGTFRDPWENPYIISIDADQDGWCTDGFYSLAAVSRKSTTIGHDGWTENNPVGTPNVFRLRTESLAWSFGPDGRADAAAPAGTGDNKDNIVSWK
- a CDS encoding prepilin-type N-terminal cleavage/methylation domain-containing protein, yielding MNGLCTTPGRAGDRRALRPARRPAVFREAAFTLLEMLVVIGIIGIVTALALPSLRMNKGNVMTAASRQVLEDLQIARLRAISGRTTVFVVFFPHQGAVWNGVSYGIAVNAAQSNYFTTNRAGNALLNGQLASYALYTKHSVGDQPGSDNPRYITEWKTLPDGTFFPPAIFINTTIAPAIFFNITNTTETFPVPDTASAIRYPLPYIAFDANGRLLGRTADIGIPLTLGSVFLFKDPTGETNQVIDPDVIETPPGNWTNNFVRLRINWITGRAKVERPELP